A region of Flocculibacter collagenilyticus DNA encodes the following proteins:
- a CDS encoding tyrosine-type recombinase/integrase, with protein sequence MSFLGEFLPLFPHADQLELGNDAINKIVTELDRTIHDASYTYELAIEYLAENRFNANNFKSIRSELNLLYNWMWFVEGISLQDINRITLRKFIDFCNQPPTQLIAPTSYPYFVVNKETKEPEINPKWKPFVHRGDGEYIRKTTTLKAQLSLLSSFFLFLADLEYCDKNPAAVLLRRLNVNNTRVSLSEDGDKSLSTMQWQYVWQEVNRLADADPAKHERTRLLFALLYMLYPRVSEISARPGYTPLMSSFIKHRTGKWIFKIPRSKGGKSRSIPCSSALIQCLVRYRRFLGLPDLPVPNESTPLFVRHKAGTHGREAGILNAQLGIEAISGIVKDIFNVTADILQNVEPYEAEELRKFSIHSIRHTGISNAIANNEPLQTVMKNAGHSDLSTLSIYTSGEIR encoded by the coding sequence GTTAGGTAATGATGCGATAAATAAGATCGTTACTGAGCTAGATAGAACGATTCATGACGCTAGCTATACCTATGAGTTAGCGATTGAATACCTGGCTGAAAACAGATTTAATGCCAATAACTTTAAATCTATCCGAAGTGAGCTTAATTTATTGTATAATTGGATGTGGTTTGTTGAAGGTATTAGCCTGCAAGACATTAATCGTATTACCCTAAGAAAGTTTATCGATTTTTGTAATCAGCCCCCTACCCAACTTATCGCTCCTACTTCTTACCCTTACTTTGTGGTAAACAAAGAAACTAAAGAGCCTGAAATAAACCCAAAATGGAAGCCATTTGTCCACCGAGGTGATGGCGAATATATTCGTAAGACAACTACCCTTAAAGCACAGCTGTCATTGTTAAGCAGCTTTTTTCTATTTTTAGCTGATTTAGAATATTGTGATAAAAACCCTGCCGCAGTATTGCTACGTCGATTGAATGTAAATAATACTAGAGTGAGTTTGTCTGAGGATGGAGATAAAAGTTTAAGTACAATGCAATGGCAATATGTTTGGCAAGAAGTTAACAGGCTTGCTGATGCCGACCCTGCTAAACACGAACGTACAAGATTATTGTTTGCCCTACTCTATATGCTCTATCCACGAGTATCTGAAATATCTGCTCGGCCGGGCTACACCCCATTAATGAGTAGCTTTATAAAGCATCGAACTGGTAAGTGGATTTTTAAAATACCTAGAAGTAAAGGAGGTAAAAGCAGATCGATTCCTTGCTCATCAGCGCTAATACAATGCTTAGTACGTTATAGAAGATTTTTAGGGTTGCCTGATTTACCAGTACCAAATGAGTCTACACCACTTTTTGTAAGGCATAAGGCAGGAACACACGGTCGTGAGGCTGGTATTTTAAATGCACAATTAGGTATCGAGGCTATTAGTGGCATTGTAAAAGACATATTTAATGTAACTGCAGATATTTTGCAAAACGTTGAACCATACGAAGCGGAAGAGTTAAGAAAGTTTAGTATTCATTCCATTCGACATACCGGTATTTCAAATGCCATAGCTAATAATGAGCCATTGCAAACAGTAATGAAAAACGCTGGTCACTCTGATTTATCTACGTTATCGATTTATACGTCAGGTGAAATACGCTAG
- the pyrF gene encoding orotidine-5'-phosphate decarboxylase: protein MTADPKIIVALDFDNKNKAIELVEQLDSSMCRLKVGKEMFTLFGPEFVKQLHQLGFEVFLDLKFHDIPNTVAKAVKAAAELGVWMVNVHASGGKKMMEAAKDILKPYADKAPKLIAVTVLTSMDQEQLNGIGIDKEPKDHVSHLAKLALNSGLDGVVCSAQESAMLKQECGKEFQLITPGIRPADAAAGDQIRIMTPEKALAAGSDYLVIGRPITQADNPLAALKNIYKSIA from the coding sequence ATGACTGCAGATCCAAAAATAATTGTCGCATTAGATTTTGATAATAAAAACAAAGCGATTGAGCTAGTTGAGCAGTTAGACTCATCAATGTGTCGATTAAAAGTTGGCAAAGAAATGTTTACTTTGTTCGGTCCTGAATTTGTAAAACAATTGCACCAACTTGGTTTTGAGGTTTTTCTAGATTTAAAGTTTCATGATATTCCAAATACCGTTGCTAAAGCAGTAAAAGCGGCGGCCGAATTAGGTGTGTGGATGGTGAACGTACATGCTTCTGGCGGTAAAAAGATGATGGAAGCTGCAAAAGATATTTTAAAACCTTACGCTGATAAAGCACCAAAACTTATTGCAGTTACAGTATTAACCAGCATGGATCAAGAACAACTAAATGGAATTGGGATTGATAAAGAACCTAAAGATCATGTAAGCCATCTTGCCAAACTCGCTCTAAATTCAGGCTTAGACGGGGTAGTTTGTTCGGCACAAGAATCAGCGATGTTAAAACAGGAATGTGGCAAAGAATTTCAGTTGATTACGCCCGGTATTAGACCAGCGGATGCCGCAGCTGGTGATCAAATTCGCATAATGACACCTGAAAAAGCGCTAGCAGCTGGCTCAGACTATTTAGTGATTGGAAGGCCAATTACTCAAGCTGATAATCCATTAGCCGCGTTAAAAAACATATATAAAAGTATTGCATAA